The following proteins come from a genomic window of Pseudomonas putida:
- a CDS encoding c-type cytochrome, which produces MNKLVVSLLLTMGVAGAATAAEPVKGDAAAGQAKTAICGACHNPDGNSLAPNFPKLAGQGQRYLEKQLHDIKSGKRTVLEMTGMLANFNDQDLADIAAYFASQKGSVGAADPKLVERGRALFNGGDLEKGMPACTGCHSPNGAGIALAGFPHLGGQHSQYVTKQLTDFREGNRTNDGDAMTMRTIAGKLSNHDIEALASYIQGLH; this is translated from the coding sequence ATGAACAAACTAGTCGTGAGTCTGCTGTTGACCATGGGTGTCGCAGGTGCGGCCACTGCTGCAGAACCTGTCAAAGGCGATGCCGCCGCCGGCCAGGCCAAGACCGCCATCTGTGGTGCCTGCCACAACCCCGACGGCAATAGCCTGGCGCCCAATTTTCCGAAACTGGCCGGCCAGGGCCAGCGCTATCTCGAAAAACAGTTGCATGACATAAAGTCCGGCAAGCGTACCGTACTGGAGATGACCGGCATGCTGGCCAACTTCAACGACCAGGACCTGGCCGACATCGCCGCCTACTTCGCCAGCCAGAAAGGCAGCGTCGGTGCCGCCGACCCCAAGTTGGTCGAGCGTGGCCGGGCGCTGTTCAATGGCGGCGATCTTGAAAAAGGCATGCCTGCCTGCACCGGGTGCCACTCGCCCAATGGCGCAGGCATCGCGCTGGCGGGCTTTCCGCACCTGGGTGGCCAGCATTCGCAGTACGTGACCAAGCAGCTCACCGACTTCCGCGAAGGCAACCGCACCAATGATGGTGATGCCATGACCATGCGGACCATAGCCGGCAAGCTGAGCAACCATGATATCGAAGCGTTGGCCAGTTATATCCAGGGCCTTCACTGA
- a CDS encoding c-type cytochrome codes for MAKWLLAVGMFLPFFSAQATQDPEALYNRTCAACHAGQLPQAPKKGDRAAWEPRLAQGMEVLMAHVTQGFKAMPPRGLCMDCSAEDYRLVILWMSGSPDT; via the coding sequence ATGGCGAAATGGCTGCTAGCTGTCGGTATGTTCCTGCCGTTTTTCAGCGCACAGGCTACACAGGATCCCGAGGCGTTGTACAACCGCACGTGTGCGGCCTGTCACGCCGGGCAGTTGCCACAGGCGCCCAAGAAGGGTGACCGGGCAGCCTGGGAGCCAAGGCTGGCGCAAGGCATGGAGGTACTCATGGCGCATGTGACTCAGGGTTTCAAGGCTATGCCGCCGCGTGGATTGTGCATGGACTGCAGTGCCGAGGACTACCGTTTGGTCATCCTTTGGATGAGCGGCAGTCCCGATACATAA
- the yihA gene encoding ribosome biogenesis GTP-binding protein YihA/YsxC, whose product MQVKNPILGLCQKATFALSAAKVEQCPDDQGYEVAFAGRSNAGKSSALNTLTHASLARTSKTPGRTQLLNFFSLDDERRLVDLPGYGYAKVPIPLKQHWQRHLEAYLGSRECLRGVILMMDVRHPMTDFDKMMLDWARASGMPMHILLTKADKLTHGAGKNTLLKVQSEIRKGWGDGVTIQLFSAPKRLGLEEAYKVLAGWMELEDKPVA is encoded by the coding sequence ATGCAAGTCAAGAACCCCATCCTCGGCCTCTGCCAGAAAGCCACATTCGCCCTCAGCGCTGCCAAGGTCGAACAATGCCCGGACGACCAGGGTTACGAGGTGGCTTTTGCCGGCCGTTCCAACGCCGGCAAATCCAGCGCCCTCAATACCCTGACTCATGCCAGCCTGGCGCGAACCTCGAAAACTCCAGGGCGCACCCAGCTGTTGAATTTCTTCAGTCTGGACGATGAACGGCGTTTGGTCGACCTGCCAGGTTACGGATATGCAAAAGTCCCGATCCCGCTCAAGCAGCATTGGCAGCGTCACCTTGAGGCCTACCTTGGCAGCCGCGAATGCCTGCGCGGCGTCATCCTGATGATGGATGTGCGCCACCCGATGACCGACTTCGACAAGATGATGCTCGACTGGGCCCGGGCAAGCGGCATGCCGATGCACATCCTGCTGACCAAGGCCGACAAGCTGACCCACGGCGCAGGCAAGAACACCCTGCTCAAGGTGCAGTCGGAAATCCGCAAAGGTTGGGGGGATGGCGTGACCATCCAGCTGTTCTCGGCCCCCAAGCGTCTGGGGCTGGAAGAGGCCTACAAGGTGCTGGCGGGCTGGATGGAGCTGGAAGACAAGCCGGTAGCCTGA
- the polA gene encoding DNA polymerase I, which yields MSQAPLVLVDGSSYLYRAFHALPPLTTSKGMPTGAVKGVLNMLKSLRKQYPDSLFAVVFDAKGGTFRDAMFAEYKANRPSMPDDLRVQVEPLHASVKALGYPLLCVEGVEADDVIGTLARSSAAKGRPVIISTGDKDMAQLVDGHVTLVNTMTGSVLDVAGVHEKFGVGPEHIIDFLALMGDKVDNIPGVPGVGEKTAVGLLTGIGGGLSDLYANLDKVPALAIRGAKTLPAKLEEHRDAAFLSYELATIKVDVPLDIEVDALVCGEPDREALLALYTEMEFKSWIADVQRDAARAGDEVAPLEAPAAKVEPKYETILDQARFDAWLEKLRQAPLFAFDTETTSLDAQKAQLVGLSFAVEPHEAAYVPLAHDYEGAPVQLDREAVLLALKPLLQDPAKEKVGQNAKYDINILANGSPAIQMQGVAYDTMLESYVLNSTATRHDMDSLAQKYLDHATIAFEDIAGKGAKQLTFNQIHLDKAGPYAAEDADITLRLHQALQARLAQTPSVLPVLMDIEMPLVPVLAKIERQGALVDAALLQIQSGELGVKMADLERRAYELAGEEFNLGSPKQLGSILYDKLGMPVLSKTAKGQPSTAEAVLDELAEQGYPLPEVLMQYRSLSKLKSTYTDKLPGQINPRTGRIHTSYQQAVAATGRLSSSDPNLQNIPIRTAEGRRIRQAFIASPGYKLLAADYSQIELRIMAHLAKDEGLLHAFRNNLDVHRATAAEVFGVALEAVTTDQRRSAKAINFGLIYGMSAFGLAKQIGVDRKQSQDYIDRYFARYPGVLAYMERTRAQAAEQGFVETLFGRRLYLPDINAKNPALRKGAERTAINAPMQGTAADIIKRAMVNVDNWLSESGLDARVILQVHDELVLEVREDLVDQVKDEIRGQMSKAAQLDVPLLVEVGVGSNWDEAH from the coding sequence ATGAGCCAAGCGCCCCTCGTCCTGGTGGACGGTTCCTCTTACCTTTACCGCGCCTTCCACGCGCTGCCGCCGCTGACCACTTCCAAGGGCATGCCCACCGGCGCGGTCAAGGGTGTGTTGAACATGCTCAAGAGCCTGCGCAAGCAATACCCCGACAGCCTGTTCGCCGTGGTGTTCGATGCCAAGGGCGGTACCTTCCGCGATGCCATGTTCGCCGAGTACAAGGCCAACCGCCCCAGCATGCCGGACGACCTGCGGGTGCAGGTAGAGCCGCTGCATGCCAGCGTCAAGGCTCTGGGTTACCCGCTGCTGTGCGTCGAGGGGGTCGAGGCCGACGACGTGATCGGCACGCTGGCGCGCAGCAGTGCGGCAAAGGGGCGGCCAGTGATCATCTCGACCGGTGACAAGGATATGGCGCAGCTGGTAGACGGCCACGTTACCCTGGTCAACACCATGACTGGCAGTGTGCTGGATGTGGCAGGCGTGCATGAGAAGTTCGGCGTCGGCCCGGAGCACATCATCGATTTCCTCGCCCTGATGGGCGACAAGGTCGACAACATCCCAGGCGTACCTGGGGTCGGTGAAAAAACCGCAGTAGGGCTGCTGACCGGTATCGGCGGCGGCCTCAGCGACCTGTACGCCAACCTGGACAAGGTGCCGGCACTGGCGATTCGTGGCGCCAAGACCCTGCCGGCCAAGCTCGAAGAACACCGTGACGCGGCGTTTTTGTCCTACGAACTGGCGACCATCAAAGTCGATGTGCCGCTGGATATCGAAGTGGACGCACTGGTGTGCGGCGAGCCGGACCGTGAAGCGCTGCTGGCACTTTACACCGAGATGGAATTCAAGAGCTGGATCGCCGACGTTCAGCGGGACGCAGCCAGGGCTGGCGATGAAGTTGCGCCACTGGAGGCGCCTGCGGCCAAGGTCGAGCCCAAATACGAAACCATCCTTGATCAGGCTCGCTTCGATGCCTGGCTGGAAAAGCTGCGTCAGGCACCGCTGTTCGCTTTCGATACCGAGACCACCAGCCTCGATGCGCAAAAGGCACAGCTGGTCGGCCTGTCCTTCGCTGTCGAACCCCATGAAGCGGCTTACGTACCGTTGGCACACGACTATGAAGGCGCGCCGGTGCAACTGGATCGCGAAGCCGTGTTGCTGGCATTGAAACCGCTTCTGCAAGACCCGGCCAAGGAAAAGGTTGGGCAGAACGCCAAGTACGATATCAACATCCTTGCCAATGGCTCGCCGGCGATCCAGATGCAGGGCGTTGCCTATGACACCATGCTTGAATCGTATGTGCTCAACTCCACTGCGACCCGTCATGATATGGACAGCCTGGCGCAGAAGTATCTCGACCACGCCACCATCGCTTTCGAAGACATCGCCGGCAAAGGCGCCAAACAGCTGACCTTCAACCAGATCCACCTGGATAAGGCTGGCCCTTACGCTGCCGAAGATGCCGACATTACCCTGCGCCTGCATCAGGCGCTGCAGGCCCGCCTTGCGCAGACACCGAGCGTGCTGCCGGTGCTGATGGATATCGAGATGCCGCTTGTGCCGGTGCTGGCCAAGATCGAGCGCCAGGGCGCGCTGGTTGATGCTGCTTTGTTACAGATACAGAGCGGTGAGCTGGGCGTGAAAATGGCCGATCTCGAGCGTCGGGCTTATGAGCTGGCGGGTGAGGAATTCAACCTCGGCTCGCCCAAACAGCTCGGCTCGATCCTCTACGACAAGCTCGGCATGCCGGTGCTGAGCAAGACCGCCAAGGGCCAGCCATCCACGGCCGAAGCAGTACTGGACGAGTTGGCCGAGCAAGGTTATCCGTTGCCGGAGGTACTGATGCAGTACCGCAGCCTGAGCAAGCTCAAGAGCACGTACACCGACAAGTTGCCGGGGCAGATCAACCCGCGAACCGGGCGTATCCACACGTCTTACCAGCAGGCCGTGGCCGCCACTGGGCGCCTGTCGTCCAGCGACCCGAACCTGCAGAATATTCCTATCCGTACCGCCGAAGGCCGGCGTATCCGCCAGGCGTTCATCGCCAGCCCGGGCTACAAGCTGCTGGCGGCGGACTATTCGCAGATCGAACTGCGCATCATGGCCCACCTGGCCAAGGACGAAGGCCTGCTGCACGCCTTCCGCAATAACCTGGATGTGCACCGTGCCACGGCTGCGGAAGTTTTTGGCGTAGCTCTGGAAGCAGTCACCACCGATCAGCGTCGTAGCGCGAAAGCCATCAACTTTGGCCTGATCTACGGTATGAGCGCATTCGGCCTGGCCAAGCAGATCGGTGTAGACCGCAAGCAGTCGCAGGATTACATCGACCGCTATTTCGCCCGTTACCCAGGCGTACTGGCCTACATGGAACGCACCCGCGCCCAGGCTGCCGAGCAAGGCTTCGTCGAGACCTTGTTCGGCCGCAGGCTTTACCTGCCGGACATCAACGCCAAGAATCCGGCCCTACGCAAGGGCGCCGAGCGCACGGCGATCAACGCACCGATGCAGGGTACCGCCGCCGACATCATCAAACGGGCAATGGTTAACGTTGACAACTGGCTGAGCGAAAGCGGCCTCGATGCTCGCGTTATCTTGCAGGTCCACGACGAATTGGTGCTTGAAGTGCGCGAAGACCTCGTAGACCAGGTGAAAGATGAAATTCGCGGGCAGATGAGCAAGGCCGCGCAACTGGATGTACCACTGCTGGTCGAGGTCGGCGTTGGTTCGAATTGGGACGAAGCTCACTGA
- a CDS encoding DUF2782 domain-containing protein codes for MRTLNRLLLLSLLATMPVVTLAADDAPSADPEVTIRTEGDKTIQEYRQNGFLYAIKITPKNGKPYFLVRADGSDGNFIRSDQPDMLIPSWKIFEW; via the coding sequence ATGCGTACACTCAATCGCCTGTTACTGCTCAGCCTGTTGGCAACCATGCCAGTCGTCACCCTGGCGGCGGACGACGCCCCCTCGGCAGATCCCGAGGTGACCATTCGCACGGAAGGCGATAAAACCATCCAGGAATACCGGCAGAACGGCTTCCTGTATGCGATCAAGATCACGCCGAAAAACGGCAAGCCTTATTTTCTGGTACGCGCCGATGGCTCTGATGGCAATTTCATTCGTTCCGACCAACCGGACATGCTGATTCCGTCCTGGAAGATCTTCGAGTGGTAA
- a CDS encoding homoserine kinase — MSVFTPVTRPELETFLAPYQLGRLLDFQGIAAGTENSNFFVSLEQGEFVLTLIERGPSEDMPFFIELLDTLHAADMPVPYAIRDRDGNGLRELCGKPALLQPRLSGKHIKAPNNQHCAQVGELLAHIHLATREHVIERKTDRGLDWMLASGAELMPRLTAEQVALLQPALDEIIAHKAQILALPRANLHADLFRDNVMFEGTHLTGVIDFYNACSGPMLYDIAITVNDWCLDETGAIDMPRAQALLAAYAALRPFTAAEAELWPQMLRVGCVRFWLSRLIAAESFAGMDVMIHDPSEFEVRLAQRQQVALHLPFAL, encoded by the coding sequence ATGTCAGTCTTCACCCCCGTGACCCGGCCTGAGCTGGAAACCTTTCTGGCGCCGTATCAGCTGGGCCGTCTGCTCGATTTCCAGGGCATTGCCGCCGGCACCGAAAACAGCAATTTCTTCGTCAGCCTCGAACAGGGGGAGTTCGTCCTGACGCTGATCGAGCGCGGCCCCAGCGAGGACATGCCGTTCTTCATCGAACTGCTCGACACGCTGCACGCCGCCGATATGCCGGTGCCTTACGCCATACGTGACCGTGACGGCAATGGCCTGCGCGAGCTGTGCGGCAAGCCGGCACTGCTGCAGCCAAGGCTGTCGGGCAAGCACATCAAGGCGCCGAACAACCAGCACTGCGCCCAGGTAGGTGAGCTGCTGGCGCACATCCACCTGGCCACCCGCGAGCACGTCATCGAGCGCAAGACCGATCGCGGCCTGGACTGGATGCTCGCCAGCGGTGCCGAGCTGATGCCGCGCCTCACGGCAGAACAGGTTGCCCTGTTGCAGCCGGCGCTGGACGAAATCATCGCGCACAAAGCGCAGATCCTGGCATTGCCGCGGGCCAACCTGCATGCCGACCTGTTCCGCGACAACGTGATGTTCGAAGGCACCCACCTGACCGGCGTGATCGACTTCTACAATGCCTGCTCGGGGCCGATGCTGTACGACATCGCCATCACCGTGAATGACTGGTGCCTGGATGAAACCGGCGCGATCGATATGCCTCGTGCCCAAGCCCTGCTGGCGGCCTATGCTGCGCTACGGCCATTCACAGCAGCCGAGGCCGAGCTCTGGCCGCAGATGTTGCGGGTCGGGTGCGTGCGCTTCTGGCTGTCGCGTTTGATCGCGGCCGAGTCGTTTGCCGGGATGGATGTGATGATCCATGACCCGAGCGAGTTCGAGGTGCGTCTGGCGCAGCGCCAGCAAGTGGCTTTGCACCTGCCGTTCGCGCTCTGA
- a CDS encoding zinc ABC transporter substrate-binding protein — MSRLLVLFVAFIACSAQADVRVLTSIKPLQQIAAAVQDGVGSPEVLLPPGASPHHYALRPSDVRRVGDADLLYWIGPDMEGFLPRVLGSRSKPVVAVQSLPGMQLRHFGEDSHSHDEEAHDDHDHDHRPGSLDAHLWLSSVNARVIAAKMAADLASADPANAARYQSNLKAFSERLDGLDARIKARVAGIADKPYFVFHEAFDYFESAYGLKHAGVFSVAAEVQPGAQHVAAMRKRLQEVGKTCVFSEPPLRPRLAETLTAGLPVRLAELDALGGNDAVDAKGYERLLEKLGGELAGCLEQL, encoded by the coding sequence GTGTCCCGATTGCTTGTGCTTTTTGTCGCTTTTATCGCCTGCTCGGCGCAAGCCGACGTGCGTGTGCTGACCAGTATCAAACCGTTGCAGCAGATTGCCGCCGCTGTGCAGGACGGGGTTGGCAGCCCCGAGGTGCTGCTGCCTCCTGGCGCCTCGCCGCACCACTATGCCCTGCGCCCGTCCGACGTGCGCCGTGTCGGCGATGCCGATCTGCTGTACTGGATCGGCCCCGACATGGAAGGCTTCCTGCCGCGGGTGTTGGGCAGCCGCAGCAAACCTGTCGTGGCTGTTCAGTCGCTGCCGGGCATGCAGTTGCGCCACTTTGGCGAGGACAGCCATTCACACGATGAAGAAGCGCATGACGATCATGACCACGATCATCGTCCGGGCAGCCTGGACGCGCATTTGTGGTTGTCGTCAGTTAACGCCCGGGTGATTGCGGCGAAGATGGCGGCAGACCTGGCGTCGGCGGACCCTGCCAATGCTGCGCGCTATCAGAGCAACCTGAAGGCCTTCTCTGAACGCCTCGATGGCCTGGATGCACGCATCAAGGCCCGGGTGGCGGGTATTGCCGACAAGCCTTACTTCGTGTTCCACGAAGCGTTTGACTACTTCGAGTCTGCTTATGGGCTCAAGCACGCGGGTGTGTTCAGCGTGGCGGCCGAAGTGCAGCCGGGGGCGCAGCATGTCGCTGCCATGCGCAAGCGTCTACAGGAAGTGGGCAAGACCTGCGTGTTCAGTGAGCCGCCGCTGCGACCGCGCTTGGCTGAGACGCTGACGGCCGGTCTGCCGGTGCGGTTGGCTGAGCTGGATGCGTTGGGCGGGAACGACGCAGTGGATGCCAAGGGTTACGAGCGTTTGCTGGAAAAGCTGGGCGGTGAGCTGGCAGGGTGCCTGGAGCAGCTTTAA
- the zur gene encoding zinc uptake transcriptional repressor Zur — MSITPLAHRPHDHSHCVHSALTEAEVLCTRQGLRLTALRRRVLELVWQSHKPLGAYDILAVLSEQDGRRAAPPTVYRALDFLLENGLVHRIASLNAFIGCSHPEHAHQGQFLICRECHVAIELEQDSISDAILTSAKGVGFSVETQTVEIVGLCGNCRGAA; from the coding sequence ATGTCCATCACGCCGCTGGCCCACCGTCCCCACGATCACTCTCACTGCGTGCACAGCGCCCTGACCGAGGCCGAGGTGCTGTGCACCCGCCAGGGCCTGCGCCTGACTGCACTGCGCCGGCGTGTGCTGGAGCTGGTGTGGCAGAGCCACAAGCCGCTGGGCGCCTACGACATCCTCGCCGTGCTCAGCGAACAGGATGGCCGGCGTGCTGCGCCACCGACCGTTTATCGGGCGCTGGACTTCCTGCTGGAAAACGGCCTGGTACACCGCATCGCCTCACTCAACGCCTTCATCGGTTGCAGCCACCCCGAGCACGCGCACCAGGGCCAGTTCCTCATCTGCCGCGAATGCCACGTCGCCATCGAACTGGAGCAGGACAGCATCAGCGATGCGATCCTCACCAGCGCCAAAGGCGTGGGTTTCAGCGTGGAAACGCAGACGGTGGAAATAGTCGGCCTGTGCGGTAATTGCCGGGGCGCGGCATGA
- the znuC gene encoding zinc ABC transporter ATP-binding protein ZnuC — protein sequence MSDALIRLEQVGVTFGGEAVLDSIDLSVAPSQIVTLIGPNGAGKTTLVRAVLGLLKPHRGTVWRKPKLRIGYMPQKIQVDATLPLSVLRFLRLVPGVDRQAALSALQEVGAEQVIDSPIQTISGGEMQRVLLARALLREPQLLVLDEPVQGVDVVGQTELYNLITRLRDRHGCGVLMVSHDLHLVMSATDQVVCLNRHVCCSGHPEQVSNDPAFVELFGQNAPSLAVYHHHHDHSHDLHGSVVAPGTHVHGDHCKHG from the coding sequence ATGAGCGACGCACTGATCCGCCTGGAGCAGGTCGGCGTTACGTTCGGCGGCGAAGCCGTGCTCGACAGCATCGACCTGTCGGTGGCACCCAGCCAGATCGTCACCCTGATCGGCCCCAACGGCGCAGGTAAGACTACCTTGGTACGAGCTGTGCTCGGGCTGCTCAAGCCGCACCGCGGTACAGTCTGGCGCAAGCCGAAGCTGCGTATCGGCTACATGCCGCAAAAAATCCAGGTGGACGCCACGCTGCCGTTGTCCGTGCTGCGCTTTCTGCGCCTGGTACCCGGTGTTGACCGGCAGGCAGCGTTGTCGGCACTGCAGGAAGTGGGCGCCGAACAGGTCATCGACAGCCCGATCCAGACCATTTCCGGCGGCGAGATGCAACGCGTGCTACTGGCCAGAGCGCTGTTGCGCGAGCCCCAGCTGCTGGTACTGGATGAGCCGGTACAAGGCGTCGACGTGGTCGGCCAGACCGAGCTGTATAACCTGATCACTCGCCTGCGCGACCGCCATGGTTGCGGGGTATTGATGGTCTCGCACGATCTGCACCTGGTGATGAGCGCCACCGACCAGGTGGTCTGCCTCAATCGGCATGTGTGCTGCTCCGGCCACCCCGAGCAGGTCAGCAACGACCCCGCCTTCGTCGAACTGTTCGGCCAGAACGCACCAAGCCTGGCCGTCTATCACCACCACCATGATCACAGCCACGACCTGCATGGCTCGGTGGTCGCCCCTGGCACCCATGTTCACGGAGACCACTGCAAGCATGGCTGA
- the znuB gene encoding zinc ABC transporter permease subunit ZnuB produces the protein MADFLLYALLAGLSLALVAGPLGSFVVWRRMAYFGDTLSHAALLGVAMGFVLDVSPALAVTVGCLLLALLLVTLQQRQPLASDTLLGILAPSTLSLGLVVLSFMHDVRIDLMAYLFGDLLAISTTDLAWILGGSALVLLLLAVLWRPLLAVTVHEELAMVEGLPVAGLRLALMLLIAVVIAVAMKIVGVLLITSLLIIPAAAAQRHARSPEQMAVGASLLGVAAVCGGLAMSWFKDTPAGPSIVVCAAVLFLLSLALPKR, from the coding sequence ATGGCTGATTTTCTTCTTTACGCCCTGCTCGCGGGTCTTTCCCTGGCGCTGGTGGCTGGCCCGCTGGGCTCCTTCGTGGTGTGGCGGCGCATGGCCTATTTCGGCGATACCTTGTCCCACGCAGCGCTGCTGGGCGTGGCCATGGGCTTCGTGCTGGACGTCAGCCCGGCGCTGGCGGTAACCGTGGGGTGCCTGTTGCTGGCGTTGCTGCTGGTGACCCTGCAGCAACGCCAGCCGTTGGCGTCCGACACGCTGCTCGGCATCCTCGCGCCCAGCACCTTGTCGTTGGGCCTGGTGGTGCTGAGCTTCATGCACGACGTACGCATCGACCTGATGGCCTACCTGTTTGGCGACTTGCTGGCCATCAGTACCACTGATCTGGCCTGGATCCTGGGCGGCAGTGCGCTGGTACTGCTGCTGCTTGCAGTCCTTTGGCGACCGTTGCTGGCGGTTACCGTCCACGAAGAGCTGGCCATGGTTGAAGGTCTGCCAGTCGCTGGCTTGCGCCTGGCGCTGATGCTGCTGATTGCCGTGGTCATCGCCGTTGCCATGAAGATCGTCGGCGTGCTGTTGATCACCTCTCTGCTGATCATCCCTGCCGCTGCGGCACAGCGCCATGCGCGCTCGCCGGAGCAGATGGCAGTGGGGGCCAGCCTGCTGGGCGTCGCGGCCGTCTGCGGCGGCCTGGCCATGTCCTGGTTCAAGGACACCCCAGCCGGCCCATCGATCGTGGTCTGCGCGGCAGTGCTATTCTTGCTGAGCCTGGCTCTGCCCAAACGTTGA
- a CDS encoding PA5502 family lipoprotein encodes MKPFASRYLLVAVFSLFLAACSSAPVEQTGAPAQADAWQQLQQSINSNELATAEDQLALLQAQSPDDGRLEQYQRQLAEAYLKRSQIVLQKGDVNAAATALARARALMPQAPAVTGGDAVSQARKAELEKAEAALKAAEAKPKARVIDPTAPSTVIALKTTDISAMRRQLDEIATDVVNYQCEVVFQVPRTEDAPWLKTLLEKRVLKIDSSFELEQKHEIQRKLPAQVVLVPHQR; translated from the coding sequence ATGAAGCCGTTCGCATCCCGTTATCTGCTTGTTGCCGTGTTTTCCCTGTTCCTGGCCGCTTGTTCAAGCGCGCCGGTCGAGCAGACCGGTGCACCTGCCCAAGCCGATGCCTGGCAGCAGCTGCAGCAAAGTATCAACAGCAATGAGTTGGCCACGGCCGAAGATCAGCTTGCCTTGTTGCAGGCTCAATCGCCCGACGATGGCCGCCTGGAACAGTACCAGCGGCAGCTGGCTGAGGCTTACCTCAAACGCAGCCAGATCGTCCTTCAGAAGGGTGACGTCAACGCTGCCGCCACAGCGCTGGCACGTGCCCGCGCACTGATGCCGCAGGCACCTGCCGTGACTGGCGGTGACGCAGTCTCGCAGGCACGCAAGGCTGAGCTGGAAAAAGCCGAAGCTGCCTTGAAGGCTGCCGAGGCCAAGCCCAAGGCGCGTGTGATTGACCCAACCGCGCCTAGCACGGTCATTGCACTGAAGACCACGGACATCAGTGCCATGCGCCGGCAGCTCGATGAAATTGCCACTGATGTGGTGAATTATCAGTGCGAAGTGGTGTTTCAGGTACCTCGCACCGAAGATGCGCCTTGGTTGAAGACCTTGCTGGAAAAGCGGGTTCTGAAGATCGACAGCAGCTTTGAACTTGAGCAAAAACACGAGATTCAGCGTAAGTTGCCCGCTCAGGTGGTATTGGTACCGCATCAGCGTTGA